CGCCGACCACGTGGTAGGTGAGCACGTCGGTCAGCGCCGTCTCGTCGGCCAGCAGCCCGTTCAGGTCGGCCTCGGGGATCTGGGCGAACGCGTCGTTCACCGGCGCGAACACGGTGAGCGCTTCCGCGTTGTTGAGCGTGTCGCCGAGACCGGCGGCGGTCACCGCGCTCACGAGGGTCGCGAGTTCCGGGTTGTTGCCCGCCGCGGTGGCCACCGGGTCCTGGGCCATGCCGTCGAAGCTGCCCGCACCGTCCTGGGGCACGGCCGCGCAGGCCGAGCCGAACGGTTCGCCCGCCGCCGCCATGCCCTCCCCGGCGTCCTCCCGGCCCCCGGCGTCCTCGCCGTCCTGCGTGTCCTGCGACTCCTGGTTCTGCCCGGTCTCCTCGGCCGGCTCGTCCTCGTCGTCCGACGAACAGGCGGCGAGGCCCAGGGGCAGCACGGCGGCGGCGACGAGGGCGATGGTGGTGCGGCGCATGCGGTTGATGTTCACGGTGGGTCTCCTGATGTCATGAATCGGTCGGCACGGGTGGTCTCGCGGGCCCGCTCGGGGCGTTGTCCTGGTCAGGTCACGTTGACCACCACCGAGTGCCGTCCCGTGGCCCCGCCCGGGATCGGGTCGGAGCGGTCGGCGGTCTGCGTCTCGCCGGAACGGTCCGTGGCCCGCACCTCGATGCGGTGGCGGCCGGGGGAGGCGTCCCACTCCCAGCGCCACTGCCGCCAGGTGTCGGGGGAGTCCTCCTCGGCCAACTCGGCTTCCCGCCACGGGCCTTCGTCGACGCGCAGTTCGACCCTGTCGATGCCGGTGTGCTGGGCCCAGGCCACGCCCGCGACGCGCACCGGTCCCGCGGGCAGGCCGGCGAGGCCGCGCGGGGTGTCGATGCGCGACTGGGTCCTGATCGGTGCCTTCTCGGCCCAGCCGCGCTTCACCCAGTAGGCGTCGTAGTCCGCGAACGTGGTGAGTTCGAGCTCCGTCAGCCACTTGCAGGCGGAGACGTAGCCGTAGAGGCCGGGCACCACCATGCGCACCGGGAAACCGTGGACGAACGGCAGCGGTTCGCCGTTCATGCCGAGCGCGAGCAGCGCGTCCCTGCCGTCCATGACCGTCTCAAGCGGCGTGCCGATCGTCATGCCGTCCACCGAACGGGACACCAGCTGATCGGCCGGTCCGCCGCGCGAGGGCGGGCGCACGCCCGCCTCGCGCAGCAGGTCGGCCAGCGGCACCCCGATCCAGCGGGCGTTGCCGGTGTACGGGCCGCCGACCTGGTTCGACACGCAGGTCAGCGTGATGCGCCGTTCGACGAGGTCCCGGCGCAGCAGGTCATCGAACGTGTGGGTCACCTGGCGTTCGACCCCGGCGCCGTGAATCCGCAGCCGCCACGCGCCCGCGTCCACCCGCGGCACGGTCAGCGCCGTGTCGATGCGGTAGAAGTCGGCGTTCGGCGTCAAAAACGGGCCCAGGCCCGGCACGGACAGCTCGGCGTCGCGCGGCACCGGGCCGGCCGGGGACGCGGGCGCGGGCAGCCGCACGGTGCCACGGGCCGCCGCGGCCCTGGCCCGGCCCGCCTCGTTCACCCGGGAGGCGATCAGCCCGGCTCCGGCCGAGGCCGCGGCGACGGACCCGACGGCGGCCACGAACCGACGCCGGTCGAACTCCCCGCCGTCCGCGCCGAGTCGGCGGCCGGCGCGGCCGGCGCCGACCTGCCCGGCCAGCAGCGTGAGCACCAGCGCCCCGGCCACCGCCCCGGCGGCGGACGGCAGCGCGTCGAACCGCTCCGCGCCGGGCCGGCCGGCCGCGGCGACCGCGCCCACGGCGCCGAACGCCAGCACCCCCGCCGCCGCGGAGCGCGGGAAACGCGGCGCGAGCACGCCGAGCACGAGCGCGGACGCCGCGATCAGCCCCAACGTGCCCAGCCGCAGAGCGAGTTTGTCGTGGGTGCCGAACGTGGCGATCGCCCAGTCCTTGACCGCCGCCGGGGTGCGGTCCACCACCGCGCCGCCGACGGCGGTGAGCGGACCCGCCTCGCGCCGCACGCCCGAGGCCACCAGTTCCGCCACCGCCAGCCCGGCCCCGGCAGCGAGCAGCCCGGAGAACGCCGCCGCGAGCACGGCGGCCCGCCGGCCGTTGTGGACCTTCTCCTCGTCGCTCACATCCGTTCTTCGGCGCCGGACCGCCGCCGGATGGGTCGCGAACCGAGGAAAGTTCCGCGGCGCCGCCCGCCGCGAGCCGTTCAGGAGCCGGACGTCCCGAATGACGGGTGTAGCCACCCGACGAACCGCCCGGGCCCCGCGTGGGATTCGGGAGCGCAAGGTGGAACCGACCGCCCGCCACCGGCAGTTCGCCGCGGGCGCGGGACGGCTTCGGGGCCGGCGCTCGGTGCCCCGACGCCCGACGTCGCTCCTCCCGGCACAGGCCCGGCGGACAGGAGTGGTACCGATTGGTACCATCTTGGGGAAGGGGCGTCGCCGGGTCGGCCCGCCGCCCCGGGGGCGACGGAGGAGAGGACCTCGGATGAGTCGTTACGCACATCTGGCGTACACGGAGAGCGTGCGCGAGGTGCAGCGCGAGCAGGGCAGCGCCCTGGTGGGCATCCGCCGGCTCGCGCACGAGGACACGCCGGACCCGATCGGCCCGCGGGAGGCCGCGTTCATCGAGTCACGGGACGGGTTCTACTTGGCCAGCGTGAGTGAGACGGGCTGGCCCTACGTGCAGTTCCGCGGCGGGCCGCCCGGCTTCGCGCACGTGCTCGACGAGCACACCATCGGCTGGGCGGACGTGCGCGGCAACCGGCAGTACATCACCACGGGCAACGTGCGCGCCGACGGGCGGGTGGCGCTGTTCCTCATGGACTATCCGCGCCGGGCGCGGCTGAAGATCTTCGGCCGGGCCGGGGTCAGGCCCCTGGAGAGCCACCCGGAGCTGGCGGAACGGCTGGGCCGCACGCGCACCGACGGCCACGTGGAGCGGCTGGTCGTCGTCACGGTCGAGGGCTTCGACTGGAACTGCGCGCAGTACATCACCCCGCGCTTCTCCGAGGCCGAGGTGGCCGAGGCGCTCGCGCCCGTGCGCTCGCGCATGGCCGAGTTGGAGGCGGAGAACAAGGCGTTGCGCGAACGGCTGGCCGGCAGGCCGTGACCGGCCGGGCCGCTTACGGTCGTTGAACCTGGCCCGGCCGTTGAAGGTAGCTCGGCCGTTGGACCTGGCGTGCGGTGCGTCAGGAGAGCAGCTGCTCGGCCATGCTCCGGGCCTGCCGCGCCGGTTCGCCGCTGCGCTCGCGCATCGCGGTGACGATCGCCCCCTCCATGAGGAGCGCGAGCTGGCGCGCGCGGCTGTCGCTGTCCTGGTGCCCCGCGTTGGCGAGCAACCGGGCGAGCAGGTCGGTGACCCGCTGCTTGTGCTCGCCGGCCAGCCGGTAGATCTCGCTGTCCGGGTCCGCGGTCTCGGCCATCGCGTTGATGAACGCGCAACCGTGGAAGCCGGGCTCCTCGGCGCCCTCGGCCAGGGCGTCGAACACGGCGAGCGGCCCCCCGCCGTGGGCGGCCACCCTGGCCTCCAGCCAGGCGCGCCACAGCCGGTCGCGCCGCTGGAGCACCGCGATGACGAGGTCGTCCTTGCTCGCGAAGTGCCGGTAGAAGGAGGCGCGGCCCACCCCGGACACGGACAGCAGGCGTTCCACCCCGACCGCGTGGATGCCTTCCGCGTAGAACAGTTCCTCGGCGGCCTCAAGGAGCCGGTCGCGAGCGCGCGTCGCCATGCCCTCACGGTAACCGATCGTGTTGACGCGGAACGGAACCGATCGGTACCGTTCGGCGAAACGGGATCGACCAGTACCGAATCGAGGATTCCCATGGCGCGTCCGTCATCTCAGGGCGGCGGGGCATTAGCCCCGGATGACTCCGGCAAGGCCCCCGACGCGTCCGCGTGGCGCGGTGTCCTCGTCCTGGGCTTCGGCACCTTCGCCGTCGGCACCGACGAGTTCGTGCTCGCCGGCGTGCTCCACGAGTTCAGCGACTCGCTGGACGTCCCGGTCACCACCGCGGGCCAGGTCGTCACGGTCTTCGCCCTGACCTGCGCCGTGATGTCCCCCGTCCTCGGCACCCTCACCGCCGCCTGGCCGCGCCACAGAGTCCTCCAACTCGCCGTCGCCCTCTACCTGATCGGCGTCATCGGCACCGCCCCGGCCCCCTCGTTCCCCCTGGTGCTCCGCTAAGGCGCCTTCGGGGGCAACGGATGGCCCCTGGCCTTGCCCGGGGGAGTAGTCGGCTCGTCCACCTACTGGCGGGTGTGGAAGGGATCTCGGGTACGCCCTTCCGCTGGGACACATTGACTCGCCGCTGGCTGGCCGCCCTTATGACCTGTGTCACGCCTGCATCAGGCTATGGCTGGACGCCAGGTGATCCACCGTCAGTATCACGGTTATATCAACGGCCGCGAGGAAGAGGCAAACACAAAAACGAACGAGCTGCGGAAGCGGAAGGGGGCCAGTAGGCGGAGAGGCAGAGGCGAAGCTTGCCTCTGCCTCTCCGCCTACTGCGCGTCCCTATCTTCGTTCGGTGGAGCGACCCTGTGGCGGACTGTCACGGGGAAGTCGTCCGGGTCGTCAAACACCTCAATTACGTCATCTTCCGTGGGCATGCCCAGGAAAAGGTAATCGGTGACGGTGTTGCCACCCCCTCGTGCGAGTCTGCGACGCTCCTCGACGACCAGGTGAACCTCATCACCGAGTTTCCACGGAACTTGCGTTATTTCCCCAGGGTCGAACTTGACAGAGATGGCAGGGCTCGACGGTGGTTTGATCACCGCGACGCCAGATAGCTTCATTTCTGTCACTCGGCCGAAGATTGTTGACTGCACTCGCGTGAGAGCATCCTTGTGTGTCTTCCGCAACTCCCGGACGTATTGCTTTCCTGTTTCCGTAAGCGCTGAGCTGTTTACAGTGCCGTCGCCCGAATAATAGCGAAACTGGACGGCTAGATCGAAGCGATCGAGGGCGCTGACCAGCCGGGACAGGCTGGAAAGCATAGGCGTCCACTCGGTTACGTCTTCTCTTCCTTCGACAGTCTTGACGGCGTCGAAAAGTACACTGATGGCTTGCTCGGCCGCTTCGGGGGCATCGTCGCTACCCGCTGAATGGTTGTCGGTAGCGGGCTTCTGCGGTGCAGTATTAGAGGTCGTCGGCCGCACATGCAGAACTGTGCTCCCAGCCGAGATGCCGACCAGTTCGAGTTCCACGTCCTCGTCGGTTGAGGCCGTGACCCCGTCCTGCAGCGGCTTCAACAGCGCGTTGCCGACCGAAAAGCGCAGCCCTCCTCGGCCAGCTTCGCCGCCTGTGAGTCGGATGGTCAGCTCTTCCCTATGGCGAGCAGTCGGATGCCACCTTCGAACTGAAGAGAGCCACTGTATTCTTTGCGCTGTGTCGACAGTGTCTTCGTCTAGTTCGGTGGTGTCCTCATGTTCGAGCCACTCGTCCAGGTCTGCGCGATGGCTCTCTAGGACGCGCTGACGCCAGTTCGTGGTCACAGCGACACCTCCAAGTAGCCTCGTCTCGGTGCGGCACTTTCCAGTGTAGGCGCGTCCTTCGCGCCGGCTGGCCTGCACCGCTGCCACCAGTCGTCCCATGCGCCGCGCTGGCGCAGATACTCAAGCTCAGTGTGCTCGAGTTCCTCCAGGTCAAACACCGACCGCACCGGCCTGTAGCGCACTTCGAGCGCGGAGAGGAGGTATTCCCTCTCAGTGTGGACCCGAGTGAAAGCCCGCGTCATCCAGCCAGCTCTAGGTTTCCCCTTGATGGCCGTAGCCGCCGCGTCGTTGACGAAGACGGTGACGTCAGCGTTCCGAGGGTCGACGCGAGAGCTTACGAAACTGCCACCGAGCCACACAGAGTGAACCAAGGACTCACCCTGGAGAACATCGCTGAAGTGCTCGTCAAGGATGAAGAAGCGACCCATGTAGCGCTCAAACCCATCCCATATCTGCTCTCTGGTCGCGCTCTCCTTGAAGCGACTGCTCTCCACGAGTAGCGCGCGGGCCTCGTCCGCCTCTACCCGGTACCTGCCAGGTGCCAGGAAGTAGTCTTGACCGTTCGCACACACACTGAAGTCGAGCACCGACACCCCCTGAGTCTCGCCAGCCCTCGGACGCTACACGAACCCTCTGACAACCGGTAGCGCATGGGTGTCCCTGGTTCAGCGACCATGTCGGAGGTGTGTCGCGCATGTTGAGAGGGAACAAAAAAGGGACGGGAGTCAGTGATACTGACTCCCGCCCTCTTCTGTCGGCATGCGCCCTGGTCAGCTTGATCTCTGCTGTTCCTAGGCGAGTGCCCCCGGCAGGATTCGAACCTGCGCACACGGCTCCGGAGGCCGTTGCTCTATCCCCTGAGCTACGGGGGCGGGCTTGCCGCCCTGCTGGGCGACGTGAAGGACTCTATCAGCTCCCGGCGGGTCCCCCCTACCGGCGTTGTCCGCACGCGGGTACGGGCGCCGCTACCCGTGGGTACAACTTCGGGAAAGCCCGGACGCCGCGCGGGGCCGCCGCCTACTCTGGACGGGTGCCAGGCGCTGTGAGCCGGGTCCTCGTCGTCGACGACAGCCAGGTCATCCGGCAGTTGATCAAGGTCAACCTTGAGCTGGACGGGTTCGAGGTCGTGACCGCGGCGGACGGTGCCGAGTGCCTGGAGACGGTGCACCGCTTCCGCCCCGACGTGATCACGCTCGACCTCGTCATGCCGCGTCTCGACGGAACGCGCACGGTCGGGCGGCTGCGCGTCGACCCGAGGACCGCGGCCATCCCCCTCGTGCTGGTGTCCGCGAGCGCGGGGGACGGCGCCC
Above is a genomic segment from Streptomyces marincola containing:
- a CDS encoding fasciclin domain-containing protein, producing MRRTTIALVAAAVLPLGLAACSSDDEDEPAEETGQNQESQDTQDGEDAGGREDAGEGMAAAGEPFGSACAAVPQDGAGSFDGMAQDPVATAAGNNPELATLVSAVTAAGLGDTLNNAEALTVFAPVNDAFAQIPEADLNGLLADETALTDVLTYHVVGERLSPEQLAEGEFETLQGGTVTTTGSGESFEVNGEAAVVCGNVRTANATVYLIDSVLMP
- a CDS encoding molybdopterin-dependent oxidoreductase, which gives rise to MSDEEKVHNGRRAAVLAAAFSGLLAAGAGLAVAELVASGVRREAGPLTAVGGAVVDRTPAAVKDWAIATFGTHDKLALRLGTLGLIAASALVLGVLAPRFPRSAAAGVLAFGAVGAVAAAGRPGAERFDALPSAAGAVAGALVLTLLAGQVGAGRAGRRLGADGGEFDRRRFVAAVGSVAAASAGAGLIASRVNEAGRARAAAARGTVRLPAPASPAGPVPRDAELSVPGLGPFLTPNADFYRIDTALTVPRVDAGAWRLRIHGAGVERQVTHTFDDLLRRDLVERRITLTCVSNQVGGPYTGNARWIGVPLADLLREAGVRPPSRGGPADQLVSRSVDGMTIGTPLETVMDGRDALLALGMNGEPLPFVHGFPVRMVVPGLYGYVSACKWLTELELTTFADYDAYWVKRGWAEKAPIRTQSRIDTPRGLAGLPAGPVRVAGVAWAQHTGIDRVELRVDEGPWREAELAEEDSPDTWRQWRWEWDASPGRHRIEVRATDRSGETQTADRSDPIPGGATGRHSVVVNVT
- a CDS encoding pyridoxamine 5'-phosphate oxidase family protein — its product is MSRYAHLAYTESVREVQREQGSALVGIRRLAHEDTPDPIGPREAAFIESRDGFYLASVSETGWPYVQFRGGPPGFAHVLDEHTIGWADVRGNRQYITTGNVRADGRVALFLMDYPRRARLKIFGRAGVRPLESHPELAERLGRTRTDGHVERLVVVTVEGFDWNCAQYITPRFSEAEVAEALAPVRSRMAELEAENKALRERLAGRP
- a CDS encoding TetR/AcrR family transcriptional regulator, producing MATRARDRLLEAAEELFYAEGIHAVGVERLLSVSGVGRASFYRHFASKDDLVIAVLQRRDRLWRAWLEARVAAHGGGPLAVFDALAEGAEEPGFHGCAFINAMAETADPDSEIYRLAGEHKQRVTDLLARLLANAGHQDSDSRARQLALLMEGAIVTAMRERSGEPARQARSMAEQLLS
- a CDS encoding MFS transporter, with the protein product MARPSSQGGGALAPDDSGKAPDASAWRGVLVLGFGTFAVGTDEFVLAGVLHEFSDSLDVPVTTAGQVVTVFALTCAVMSPVLGTLTAAWPRHRVLQLAVALYLIGVIGTAPAPSFPLVLR
- a CDS encoding DUF6932 family protein — encoded protein: MSVLDFSVCANGQDYFLAPGRYRVEADEARALLVESSRFKESATREQIWDGFERYMGRFFILDEHFSDVLQGESLVHSVWLGGSFVSSRVDPRNADVTVFVNDAAATAIKGKPRAGWMTRAFTRVHTEREYLLSALEVRYRPVRSVFDLEELEHTELEYLRQRGAWDDWWQRCRPAGAKDAPTLESAAPRRGYLEVSL
- a CDS encoding response regulator, with amino-acid sequence MPGAVSRVLVVDDSQVIRQLIKVNLELDGFEVVTAADGAECLETVHRFRPDVITLDLVMPRLDGTRTVGRLRVDPRTAAIPLVLVSASAGDGAPAGIDALLAKPFEPAELVGLVRMLCDRGRADAVRGVKPPVGGAPVSRTLAP